From Amycolatopsis sp. cg9, one genomic window encodes:
- a CDS encoding MFS transporter, with translation MTDRPEGAVGAPPAGRPAKAALAAWIGSALEYYDFFIYGTAAALVFNKIFFPASSPATGTLLALSTFGVGYVSRPLGALLLGHLGDKFGRKRVLLITLLLMGLSTVLVGCLPGYGTLGVAAPILLVALRLLQGLSAGGEQASANSMSLEHAPEHRRAYYTSFTLSGTQAGQILATAVFLPVAALPQEELLSWGWRVPFWLSAVVVLVGYYIRRSLEETPVFREEVASGEVVKLPLAVLLRDHWADVLRVVVAALIASVSTIFTVYALSYAVNTVGLSKTPMLWVGVLANVAAVVTIPLWARFSDRIGRKRIFVAGSLGCAILIFPYLGAIAAGSYLWIFVVGIGMFGIVYTATSAVWPSFYGEMFPARVRLSGTAIGTQIGFAISGFLPTIAVGVTGTGRGAWLGVAVFTAALCLVNVIAVATGKETYRVPTARLGRKEPARGEVSVPQ, from the coding sequence GTGACCGATCGTCCGGAGGGCGCTGTCGGCGCCCCGCCCGCGGGCCGGCCCGCCAAGGCGGCCTTGGCCGCCTGGATCGGAAGTGCGCTCGAGTACTACGACTTCTTCATCTACGGCACGGCGGCCGCGCTGGTCTTCAACAAGATCTTCTTCCCGGCCTCGTCCCCGGCGACCGGCACGCTGCTCGCGCTGTCGACCTTCGGGGTCGGTTACGTGTCGCGGCCGCTCGGGGCGCTGCTGCTGGGGCACCTCGGGGACAAGTTCGGCCGCAAGCGCGTCCTGCTGATCACCCTCCTGCTGATGGGTCTGTCCACTGTGCTCGTCGGCTGCCTGCCGGGCTACGGGACGCTGGGCGTGGCCGCGCCGATCCTGCTGGTCGCGCTGCGGTTGCTGCAGGGCCTGTCCGCCGGTGGTGAGCAGGCGAGCGCGAACTCCATGAGCCTCGAACACGCGCCCGAGCACCGCCGCGCGTACTACACGAGCTTCACCCTCAGCGGCACCCAGGCGGGGCAGATCCTGGCCACCGCGGTGTTCCTGCCGGTGGCCGCGCTGCCGCAGGAGGAACTGCTGTCCTGGGGCTGGCGGGTCCCGTTCTGGCTCAGCGCCGTCGTGGTGCTCGTCGGGTACTACATCCGCCGTTCGCTGGAAGAGACGCCGGTCTTCCGGGAGGAGGTCGCCAGCGGCGAAGTGGTGAAGCTGCCGCTGGCCGTGCTGCTGCGGGACCACTGGGCCGACGTCCTGCGCGTGGTCGTGGCGGCGTTGATCGCTTCGGTCAGCACGATCTTCACCGTCTACGCGCTCAGCTACGCCGTGAACACGGTGGGCCTGAGCAAGACGCCGATGTTGTGGGTCGGCGTGCTGGCCAACGTCGCCGCGGTGGTCACGATCCCGTTGTGGGCCAGGTTTTCCGACCGGATCGGGCGCAAGCGGATCTTCGTGGCCGGTTCGCTGGGCTGCGCGATCCTGATCTTCCCGTACCTCGGCGCGATCGCGGCGGGCAGCTACCTCTGGATCTTCGTCGTCGGCATCGGGATGTTCGGCATCGTCTACACCGCCACGAGCGCGGTCTGGCCGTCGTTCTACGGCGAGATGTTCCCCGCCAGGGTGCGGTTGTCGGGCACCGCGATCGGGACCCAGATCGGGTTCGCGATCAGCGGGTTCCTGCCCACCATCGCGGTCGGCGTCACGGGCACGGGCCGGGGCGCGTGGCTGGGCGTCGCCGTCTTCACCGCCGCCCTGTGCCTGGTGAACGTGATCGCCGTGGCCACCGGGAAGGAGACCTACCGGGTGCCGACCGCCCGGCTGGGCCGCAAGGAACCGGCGCGTGGCGAGGTCAGCGTCCCGCAATGA
- a CDS encoding shikimate dehydrogenase — protein MSSTVEAIRAHAARATPGAVLTGLIGAGIGPSLSPPLHEAEARRLGLELVYPRFDLEDEGVPATAVGALLAAARDAGYRGLNITHPCKQVVLDHLDELSPDAAALTAVNTVVFRDGRAIGHNTDWSGFARGLRTGLPGADLGAVVLLGAGGAGAAVAHGLLTAGAGRVQVFDLDTGRAAALAAALAGRFGAERAAAGTDLATAVGAAAGLVHATPTGMAAHPGLPLPAGLLRPDLWVAEVVYRPLETELVRTARAAGARVLDGGRMAVFQAAEAFALFTGTRPDAGRMLRHFADLTGTPPLERQPADVLD, from the coding sequence TTGTCATCGACCGTCGAGGCGATTCGCGCCCACGCGGCGCGCGCGACGCCGGGCGCGGTGCTCACCGGGCTGATCGGCGCGGGTATCGGGCCCTCGCTGAGCCCGCCGCTGCACGAAGCCGAGGCGCGCCGGCTCGGCCTGGAGCTGGTCTATCCGCGGTTCGACCTCGAGGACGAGGGCGTGCCGGCCACCGCCGTCGGGGCCCTGCTGGCCGCGGCCAGGGACGCCGGCTACCGCGGGCTGAACATCACCCACCCCTGCAAGCAGGTGGTGCTCGACCACCTCGACGAGCTGTCCCCCGACGCGGCCGCGCTGACCGCGGTCAACACGGTCGTGTTCCGCGACGGCCGGGCGATCGGGCACAACACCGACTGGTCCGGCTTCGCCCGCGGCCTGCGGACGGGGCTGCCCGGCGCCGATCTCGGCGCCGTCGTCCTGCTCGGTGCGGGCGGTGCGGGCGCGGCGGTGGCCCACGGCCTGCTCACCGCCGGAGCGGGCCGCGTCCAGGTCTTCGACCTCGACACCGGGCGGGCCGCCGCGCTCGCCGCGGCCCTCGCCGGCCGGTTCGGTGCCGAGCGCGCGGCAGCCGGGACGGACCTCGCGACGGCGGTCGGCGCCGCGGCGGGGCTCGTGCACGCCACCCCGACCGGGATGGCCGCCCACCCCGGGCTGCCCCTGCCCGCCGGCTTGCTGCGCCCGGACCTCTGGGTCGCCGAAGTCGTCTACCGCCCGCTCGAAACCGAGCTGGTCCGGACCGCCCGCGCCGCGGGCGCCCGGGTGCTCGACGGCGGCCGCATGGCCGTGTTCCAGGCCGCCGAGGCGTTCGCGCTCTTCACCGGTACCCGGCCCGACGCCGGCCGGATGCTGCGCCACTTCGCCGACCTCACCGGTACCCCACCCCTGGAAAGGCAGCCCGCCGATGTCCTCGACTGA
- a CDS encoding TetR/AcrR family transcriptional regulator produces the protein MAAAPSSGEVSSAPAKAGPERIRDADRTRAEILDTAAREFAEKGFDGARVDEIAAKTRTTKRMIYYYFTNKDQLFVEVLERAYTVIRSLEQNLDVDHLDPAEAIRQLAGLTFDHHESHPDFVRLVSIENIHRAEHIARSTALSNLANPALDVLTRILARGREAGQFRDDVDALDVHMAISAFCVFRTANRYTFNAIFGRDMLDPALREHHRRMVADLLVSYLTTR, from the coding sequence GTGGCAGCAGCACCATCGTCGGGCGAGGTGTCGAGCGCGCCCGCGAAAGCCGGGCCCGAGCGCATCCGCGACGCGGACCGGACGCGGGCCGAGATCCTCGACACGGCCGCCCGCGAGTTCGCCGAAAAGGGGTTCGACGGCGCCCGGGTGGACGAGATCGCCGCGAAGACCCGCACCACCAAGCGGATGATCTACTACTACTTCACCAACAAGGACCAGCTGTTCGTCGAGGTGCTCGAACGGGCCTACACGGTCATCCGCTCCCTCGAGCAGAACCTCGACGTCGACCACCTCGACCCCGCCGAGGCGATCCGGCAGCTCGCCGGGCTCACGTTCGACCACCACGAGTCCCACCCGGACTTCGTGCGGCTGGTCAGCATCGAGAACATCCACCGCGCCGAGCACATCGCCCGGTCGACCGCGCTGTCCAACCTGGCCAACCCGGCCCTCGACGTGCTCACCCGCATCCTCGCCCGCGGCCGCGAGGCCGGGCAGTTCCGCGACGACGTCGACGCGCTCGACGTGCACATGGCCATCAGCGCGTTCTGCGTGTTCCGGACCGCGAACCGCTACACGTTCAACGCGATCTTCGGCCGCGACATGCTCGACCCGGCGCTGCGCGAGCACCACCGGCGCATGGTCGCCGACCTGCTGGTCAGCTACCTGACGACGCGCTGA
- a CDS encoding N-acyl homoserine lactonase family protein, with product MSVFEVYALCYGRRTGFRGEHFLGYDGESAAPHPTAYYVWLAVSPEHTVLVDAGIRAARAREVDGLEYVEPVRLLAALGVDPGAVGHVVLTHLHYDHCGTVADFPGARFVVQRSEMDYWTGPWAKRIERERWLLDEVALGHVRAGPVDLVDGDAEVVPGLSVHLVGGHTAGMQVVRVETAAGPIVLASDATHFDENIEHDRPAPLLHSMTGVYGAFDRVKELAGAGLVVPGHDPAVSARYPPVADRVVRLSASSGS from the coding sequence ATGAGCGTGTTCGAGGTCTACGCGCTCTGCTACGGCCGGCGCACGGGGTTCCGCGGCGAGCATTTCCTCGGCTACGACGGGGAATCCGCGGCACCCCACCCGACCGCCTACTACGTCTGGCTGGCGGTGTCGCCGGAGCACACGGTGCTCGTCGACGCGGGCATCCGGGCGGCACGGGCGAGGGAGGTGGACGGGCTCGAGTACGTCGAGCCCGTCCGGCTGCTCGCCGCGCTCGGTGTCGATCCGGGGGCGGTCGGCCACGTCGTCCTCACGCACCTGCACTACGACCACTGCGGCACGGTGGCGGACTTCCCCGGCGCGCGGTTCGTGGTCCAGCGGTCCGAAATGGACTATTGGACCGGCCCGTGGGCCAAGCGGATCGAGCGGGAGCGGTGGCTGCTCGACGAAGTGGCCCTCGGCCACGTGCGGGCGGGCCCGGTCGACCTGGTCGACGGCGACGCCGAGGTGGTGCCGGGGCTCAGCGTCCACCTCGTCGGCGGGCACACCGCGGGCATGCAGGTCGTGCGGGTCGAAACCGCCGCCGGTCCGATCGTGCTGGCCTCGGACGCCACGCACTTCGACGAGAACATCGAGCACGACCGCCCGGCGCCGCTGCTGCACTCGATGACCGGGGTGTACGGCGCCTTCGACCGGGTCAAGGAGCTGGCCGGCGCCGGCCTGGTCGTCCCCGGCCACGATCCGGCGGTGTCGGCCCGCTACCCGCCCGTCGCCGACCGGGTCGTGCGGCTCAGCGCGTCGTCAGGTAGCTGA
- a CDS encoding phosphoribosyltransferase, with product MRFRDRREAGERLALRLRPLLGARAVVLGLSEGGLVVGAEIADVLGAPLDVLLTCRIESAGPPATTFGAIGEGGLLVWDHSAIRRYDIAAAELTRLAELARAGLARQVAVYRRATAPVPIAGRTVVLADDGAATGTTAHTAIQVLRARQVGRIALAVPVAQAPVLDVLAREADQFVCLRPLPWLHEVRNSYRRFPAVADTEAIALLHR from the coding sequence ATGCGGTTCCGCGATCGGCGGGAAGCCGGCGAGCGGCTGGCTCTCCGGTTGCGCCCGCTGCTCGGCGCCCGGGCGGTCGTGCTGGGCCTGTCCGAGGGCGGGCTGGTCGTCGGTGCCGAGATCGCCGACGTCCTCGGTGCGCCGCTGGACGTGCTGCTCACCTGCCGGATCGAGTCGGCCGGGCCGCCGGCCACCACGTTCGGTGCCATCGGTGAAGGCGGTTTGCTCGTCTGGGACCACAGCGCGATCCGCCGGTACGACATCGCGGCGGCCGAGCTCACCCGGCTGGCCGAGCTGGCGCGGGCCGGACTGGCCCGGCAGGTCGCGGTCTACCGCCGGGCGACCGCGCCGGTGCCGATCGCGGGCCGGACGGTCGTCCTGGCCGACGACGGCGCGGCCACGGGCACGACCGCGCACACGGCGATCCAGGTGCTGCGGGCCCGCCAGGTCGGCCGGATCGCGCTGGCCGTCCCGGTCGCCCAGGCGCCCGTCCTCGACGTGCTCGCCCGCGAGGCCGACCAGTTCGTCTGCCTGCGCCCGCTGCCGTGGCTGCACGAGGTCCGGAACAGCTACCGGAGGTTCCCCGCGGTCGCCGACACCGAGGCGATCGCCCTGCTGCACCGCTAG
- a CDS encoding wax ester/triacylglycerol synthase domain-containing protein: MPPTRPSPPPVIDRASPADRAFLAMDTGDVPEQFGVVLDLGPATAFDLARARQLVADRVPAVPRLRQRLVRAPFGGGGPFWSDDAGFDVRRHVRAVVCAPPGDRQALLDTAVSLAETPLPRDAALWSMAFVTGLADDRVALVVVLHHVLADGVGGLAVLADLVDQGAGAPAKPFPRPPPTAGALARDNVLRRLRALRRCGQAVRALRTSMRAAGGLRPPRAAACSLLRRTGVRRRVVVVGIGRWVLRVCVRAAGGLRAPRAAACSLLRRTGVRRRVVVVGIGRWVLRVCVRAAGGLRAPRAAACAPLRPTGARHRLVAVSTGRPALAAAAHRHGASVNDAVLVAVAGALHRLLVTRGESVGTFAVAVPVSGRRPGRGGALGNAVSPMLVRVPGTGDVAGRLERVAAEVRAGKAAATGPPPIAVLGGLFRLLAAAGGYRWYLNHQHRMHTLVSHVRGPAEPVTFGGLPVGSAIPVAVGDAGNLGVFFEVLSYAGTVTISVVADRDGAGDLTTLADGLRAELDLVLGA; encoded by the coding sequence ATGCCGCCGACCAGACCGTCGCCGCCGCCGGTCATCGACCGCGCGAGCCCCGCGGACCGCGCGTTCCTGGCCATGGACACCGGCGACGTACCCGAGCAGTTCGGCGTGGTCCTGGACCTCGGCCCGGCCACGGCGTTCGACCTGGCGCGGGCCCGACAGCTGGTCGCCGACCGCGTCCCGGCCGTCCCGCGGCTGCGGCAACGGCTCGTCCGGGCGCCGTTCGGCGGGGGCGGGCCGTTCTGGTCGGACGACGCGGGCTTCGACGTCCGCCGCCACGTGCGGGCCGTGGTGTGCGCGCCGCCGGGCGACCGGCAGGCCTTGCTGGACACCGCCGTGTCCCTGGCCGAGACGCCGCTGCCCCGGGACGCGGCGCTGTGGTCGATGGCGTTCGTGACCGGCCTCGCCGACGACCGGGTCGCGCTGGTGGTCGTGCTGCACCACGTCCTGGCGGACGGCGTCGGCGGTCTCGCGGTGCTGGCCGATCTCGTCGACCAGGGCGCGGGGGCGCCCGCGAAGCCCTTCCCGCGGCCACCGCCCACCGCGGGTGCCCTGGCCCGCGACAACGTCCTCCGCCGGCTGCGGGCGCTACGCCGGTGCGGGCAGGCCGTGCGGGCGCTGCGTACCTCCATGCGCGCGGCTGGGGGGCTGCGTCCGCCGCGGGCGGCGGCGTGTTCGTTGTTGCGGCGCACTGGGGTGCGCCGTCGGGTGGTGGTCGTGGGTATCGGGCGGTGGGTGTTGCGCGTTTGCGTGCGTGCGGCTGGGGGTCTGCGTGCGCCGCGGGCGGCGGCGTGTTCGTTGTTGCGGCGCACTGGGGTGCGCCGTCGGGTGGTGGTCGTGGGTATCGGGCGGTGGGTGTTGCGCGTTTGCGTGCGTGCGGCTGGGGGTCTGCGTGCGCCGCGGGCGGCGGCGTGTGCGCCGCTCCGGCCCACCGGGGCGCGCCACCGGCTGGTGGCCGTCAGCACCGGGCGGCCGGCGCTGGCCGCGGCCGCGCACCGCCACGGTGCGTCGGTCAACGATGCCGTCCTGGTCGCCGTTGCCGGGGCGCTGCACCGGCTGCTGGTGACCCGGGGCGAGTCCGTCGGCACCTTCGCGGTCGCCGTGCCGGTGTCCGGCCGGCGGCCGGGCCGCGGGGGCGCGCTCGGCAACGCGGTCAGCCCGATGCTCGTCCGGGTCCCCGGGACCGGTGACGTCGCCGGGCGGCTCGAACGCGTCGCGGCCGAGGTGCGGGCGGGCAAGGCCGCCGCGACCGGACCGCCGCCGATCGCCGTGCTGGGCGGCCTCTTCCGGCTGCTGGCCGCGGCCGGCGGCTACCGGTGGTACCTGAACCACCAGCACCGGATGCACACGCTCGTCAGCCACGTGCGCGGCCCGGCCGAGCCGGTCACGTTCGGCGGGCTGCCGGTCGGCTCGGCGATCCCGGTCGCCGTCGGTGACGCCGGGAACCTGGGCGTGTTCTTCGAGGTGCTGTCCTACGCGGGAACGGTGACGATCTCGGTGGTCGCCGACCGGGACGGGGCCGGGGACCTCACCACCCTCGCCGACGGCCTGCGCGCCGAACTGGACCTCGTGCTCGGCGCGTGA
- a CDS encoding bifunctional sugar phosphate isomerase/epimerase/4-hydroxyphenylpyruvate dioxygenase family protein, producing MSSTESRRSIATVCLSGTLEDKLTAAARAGFDGVEIFENDLVASAWSAKEIGEHCAELGLSIDLYQPFRDFEAVPPDVLARNLRRAELKFDVMEQLGADTMLVCSSVSPDAVDDDDLAAEQLHLLAERAAARGIRIAYEALAWGRFVDTYEHSWRIVRRAAHPALGLCLDSFHILSRGSDPAAIRTIPGEKLFFLQLADAPRLQMDVLQWSRHHRLFPGQGAFDLTTFTGHVLAAGYRGPLSLEVFNDVFRQADPVPAAVDAMRSLLGLQETLGAAELPPAPALAGHAFVELAVDDEAEPRLAAALGGLGFTETGHHRSKPVRLWQQGNARILLNSSGASAGASVGAVAVESADPVGSARRAQRLLAPILPRSHRADEADLSAIAAPDGTSVFFCRTGADTGDSWLGDFTLTEPAGPDAGVTGIDHLALTQPFDHFDEAALFYRAVLGLEPEPVTEFAAPFGLVRSRTVADPAGRVRIALESALLRRGDWAPGVREPQRVALTTGDALASARRMRALGAPLLEIPGNYYDDLDARLAPDAELLAALRRQSVLYDRDEHGELLHFFTVVLGGRVFFEVVQRIGGYAGDGAANSPVRMAAHRRQRAAAGSGKSA from the coding sequence ATGTCCTCGACTGAGTCCCGCCGTTCGATCGCCACCGTCTGCCTGTCCGGGACACTGGAAGACAAGCTGACCGCGGCCGCCCGCGCCGGGTTCGACGGGGTGGAGATCTTCGAGAACGACCTCGTCGCCTCGGCGTGGTCGGCCAAGGAGATCGGCGAGCACTGCGCGGAACTGGGGTTGTCGATCGACCTGTACCAGCCGTTCCGGGACTTCGAAGCGGTGCCACCGGACGTGCTCGCCCGCAACCTCCGGCGCGCGGAGCTGAAGTTCGACGTCATGGAGCAGCTCGGCGCCGACACGATGCTGGTGTGCTCGTCGGTGTCGCCGGACGCGGTCGACGACGACGACCTCGCCGCCGAACAGCTGCACCTGCTCGCCGAGCGCGCCGCCGCGCGGGGGATCCGGATCGCCTACGAAGCCTTGGCGTGGGGCCGGTTCGTCGACACCTACGAGCATTCGTGGCGCATCGTGCGCCGCGCCGCCCACCCCGCGCTCGGCCTGTGCCTGGACAGCTTCCACATCCTGTCGCGGGGCAGCGACCCGGCGGCGATCCGCACGATCCCGGGGGAGAAGCTGTTCTTCCTGCAGCTGGCCGACGCGCCGCGGCTGCAGATGGACGTCCTGCAGTGGAGCCGGCACCACCGGCTCTTCCCCGGCCAGGGCGCGTTCGACCTGACGACGTTCACCGGTCACGTGCTGGCGGCCGGCTACCGCGGGCCGCTGTCGCTGGAGGTGTTCAACGACGTCTTCCGCCAGGCCGACCCGGTGCCGGCCGCCGTCGACGCGATGCGGTCCCTGCTCGGCCTGCAGGAAACCCTGGGGGCCGCGGAGCTGCCGCCCGCGCCGGCGCTGGCCGGGCACGCGTTCGTCGAGCTGGCGGTCGACGACGAGGCGGAGCCCCGGCTGGCGGCGGCGCTGGGCGGGCTCGGGTTCACCGAGACCGGGCACCACCGGTCCAAGCCGGTCCGGTTGTGGCAGCAGGGAAACGCGCGGATCCTGCTCAACAGTTCCGGGGCTTCGGCGGGCGCGTCGGTCGGTGCGGTCGCGGTGGAGAGCGCGGACCCGGTCGGCTCGGCCCGCCGCGCCCAGCGGCTGCTCGCACCGATCCTGCCGCGCAGCCACCGCGCGGACGAGGCGGACCTCTCGGCGATCGCCGCGCCGGACGGGACCTCGGTCTTCTTCTGCCGCACCGGCGCCGACACCGGCGACAGCTGGCTCGGCGACTTCACGCTGACCGAGCCGGCCGGCCCGGACGCCGGCGTCACCGGGATCGACCACCTGGCGCTGACCCAGCCGTTCGACCACTTCGACGAAGCGGCGTTGTTCTACCGCGCGGTCCTCGGCCTGGAGCCGGAACCCGTGACGGAGTTCGCCGCGCCGTTCGGCCTGGTGCGCAGCCGGACGGTGGCCGACCCGGCCGGGCGGGTCCGCATCGCGCTCGAATCGGCCCTGCTGCGGCGGGGCGACTGGGCACCGGGCGTGCGCGAACCACAGCGCGTCGCGCTGACCACCGGCGACGCGCTCGCGTCCGCGCGCCGCATGCGTGCGCTCGGGGCGCCGCTGCTCGAGATCCCCGGCAACTACTACGACGACCTCGACGCCCGGCTGGCCCCGGACGCCGAGCTGCTCGCCGCCCTGCGCCGGCAGTCGGTGCTCTACGACCGGGACGAGCACGGCGAACTGCTGCACTTCTTCACGGTGGTCCTCGGCGGCCGGGTCTTCTTCGAGGTGGTGCAACGGATCGGCGGCTACGCCGGGGACGGCGCGGCGAACTCCCCGGTCCGGATGGCCGCGCACCGGCGGCAGCGCGCGGCCGCGGGCAGCGGCAAGTCCGCCTGA
- a CDS encoding sigma-70 family RNA polymerase sigma factor, which produces MTQVDGALLAAAVAGERAATDALLGLLHPGVLRYCRARLGDRPYRDCDADDCAQEVLLGVLKALPGYRHDATRFPSFVYGVAAHKVADARRRRGSDGSIPVAEFAPVPSGLPGPLRRLEELELRRQIAHLLTLLVPRQHEIVVLRVMFGLSARETAGVLGVAGPGVVRVCQHRALTTLRRRLAAPAGRTADPDRGGGRERAALVVGRAVPRG; this is translated from the coding sequence ATGACGCAGGTCGACGGCGCGCTTCTCGCGGCCGCGGTGGCGGGGGAGCGCGCCGCGACCGACGCGCTGCTGGGCCTGCTGCACCCCGGCGTGCTGCGGTACTGCCGCGCCCGGCTGGGCGACCGGCCGTACCGCGACTGCGACGCGGACGACTGCGCCCAGGAGGTCCTGCTCGGCGTGCTGAAGGCGCTGCCGGGCTACCGCCACGACGCCACCCGGTTCCCGAGCTTCGTCTACGGGGTCGCCGCGCACAAGGTGGCCGACGCGCGCCGCCGCCGGGGGAGCGACGGCAGCATCCCGGTCGCGGAGTTCGCCCCGGTGCCGTCCGGCCTCCCCGGCCCCCTGCGCCGGCTCGAAGAACTCGAGCTCCGGCGGCAGATCGCCCACCTGCTCACCCTGCTGGTGCCCCGCCAGCACGAGATCGTGGTCCTGCGGGTCATGTTCGGCCTGTCCGCCCGGGAAACGGCGGGGGTGCTCGGCGTCGCGGGCCCGGGGGTGGTGCGCGTGTGCCAGCACCGAGCCCTGACCACGTTGCGGCGGCGCCTGGCCGCGCCGGCCGGTCGGACGGCGGATCCGGACCGGGGCGGTGGGCGGGAGCGGGCAGCGCTCGTGGTGGGCCGGGCGGTGCCGCGGGGGTGA
- a CDS encoding fatty acid desaturase — MTTSAKELGHAEIEQLGTELDELRVRVTADLGAADADYIHNVVAVQRFCEVSGRLLLFAGWFPPAWVGGVAALAVSKVLDNMEIGHNVMHGQYDWMKDPALNSRTFEWDMVCPGEQWRRSHNFMHHTYTNILGQDRDVGYGILRITDDQPWHPYYLGNPVYAAAQALFFEYGIMLHDLEADRIVQGRRHWADVRPLLKPMLRKVARQAGRDYVVHPLLTGPLAPLTLTANITANVVRNLWAFSIIFCGHFPDGAEVFTEEESEDESRGQWYLRQMLGSANITGSPLFHVLSGNLSHQIEHHLFPDLPSHRYPRMAVEVREICERHGLPYNTGSLSRQLGSVARKIFRLALPEKKPRPAVASISSTKD; from the coding sequence ATGACGACCAGTGCCAAGGAACTCGGCCACGCCGAGATCGAGCAGCTCGGCACCGAGCTCGACGAACTCCGCGTGCGGGTCACCGCCGATCTCGGCGCGGCGGACGCCGACTACATCCACAACGTCGTCGCGGTGCAGCGGTTTTGCGAAGTCTCCGGCCGGCTCCTGCTGTTCGCCGGGTGGTTCCCGCCGGCCTGGGTGGGCGGCGTGGCGGCGCTGGCGGTGTCGAAGGTCCTCGACAACATGGAGATCGGGCACAACGTCATGCACGGCCAGTACGACTGGATGAAGGACCCCGCGCTGAACTCGCGGACCTTCGAGTGGGACATGGTCTGCCCGGGCGAGCAGTGGCGCCGCTCGCACAACTTCATGCACCACACCTACACCAACATCCTCGGCCAGGACCGCGACGTGGGCTACGGCATCCTGCGGATCACCGACGACCAGCCCTGGCACCCGTACTACCTGGGCAACCCGGTGTACGCCGCCGCGCAGGCGCTGTTCTTCGAATACGGCATCATGCTGCACGACCTGGAGGCGGACCGGATCGTGCAGGGCCGGCGGCACTGGGCGGACGTCCGGCCGCTGCTGAAGCCGATGCTGCGCAAGGTCGCCCGGCAGGCCGGTCGGGACTACGTGGTCCACCCGCTGCTCACCGGGCCGCTGGCGCCGCTGACGCTGACCGCGAACATCACCGCCAACGTGGTGCGCAACCTCTGGGCGTTCTCGATCATCTTCTGCGGCCACTTCCCCGACGGGGCCGAGGTGTTCACCGAGGAAGAGAGCGAAGACGAAAGCCGGGGGCAGTGGTACCTGCGCCAGATGCTCGGCTCGGCGAACATCACCGGGAGCCCGCTGTTCCACGTGCTTTCGGGCAATTTGAGCCACCAGATCGAGCACCACCTCTTCCCGGACCTGCCGAGCCACCGCTACCCCCGGATGGCCGTGGAGGTGCGGGAGATCTGCGAGCGCCACGGCCTGCCCTACAACACGGGGTCGCTGTCCCGCCAGCTCGGTTCGGTCGCGCGCAAGATCTTCCGGCTCGCGCTGCCGGAGAAAAAGCCGCGCCCGGCCGTGGCGTCCATCTCGTCCACAAAGGACTGA